Proteins from a genomic interval of Quercus robur chromosome 9, dhQueRobu3.1, whole genome shotgun sequence:
- the LOC126699950 gene encoding norbelladine synthase-like: protein MSGQLSHELEVNVPASEAWELYGRLGLAKLLVEEGSIVEKIEVIEGDGGIGTILKKTYTPGSHGFSVQREKFTKYDNEKRMKELEVLEGGYLDLGLTLFRVRFEIIEKDNDSCIIKSTIEYDIKEEAIANTSYVTTDLVAKIGEIAKSYLIKNKATKNAE from the exons atGTCTGGGCAACTCTCACACGAGCTGGAGGTAAATGTGCCCGCTAGTGAAGCATGGGAGCTTTATGGCAGGCTTGGATTAGCCAAACTTCTTGTAGAAGAAGGAAGTATCGTTGAGAAGATTGAGGTCATAGAAGGTGATGGAGGGATTGGGACTATTCTGAAGAAAACATATACACCAG GCTCACATGGGTTTTCTGTGCAAAGAGAGAAGTTCACAAAGTATGACAATGAGAAACGCATGAAAGAACTAGAGGTGCTGGAAGGAGGATATCTTGATTTAGGCCTTACTCTTTTTCGTGTTCGCTTTGAAATCATAGAGAAGGACAATGATTCATGCATAATCAAAAGCACAATTGAGTATGATATCAAGGAAGAAGCTATTGCAAATACCTCGTACGTCACTACTGACCTAGTAGCAAAAATTGGAGAAATCGCCAAAAGTTATCTCATCAAAAACAAAGCTACTAAAAATGCAGAGTGA